Proteins encoded within one genomic window of Spirochaeta cellobiosiphila DSM 17781:
- a CDS encoding helix-turn-helix domain-containing protein, with product MKKAIDFGSGFLVNDFPLHSDSFYEMHLFYKGKGTLVGAGFQYIIEPHLLTISPPHEEHRLYVQDELAFHIVRIHEPGGERDFLNALCVLCRDQGGFLLSSPRSYEWKRYRVLSNIPNKEVQRTVWYGVMALLSELSIPSDPSYSVDITDPLMDVMYYMDQNLNRKITLEDLASLVNLTPSRLSHLFKERTGRSPIDYFLRLKVDAACYLLESHDYVNKELATLFGFSDEYHFSKIFKKKTGISPKDYRQSLRKGKLPPRD from the coding sequence ATGAAAAAGGCGATAGATTTTGGTTCAGGATTTCTTGTGAATGATTTCCCCCTCCATTCAGATAGCTTTTATGAGATGCATCTATTCTATAAGGGGAAGGGAACCCTCGTTGGAGCAGGGTTCCAATACATAATCGAACCACATTTATTGACAATAAGTCCTCCCCATGAAGAGCATCGTCTCTATGTTCAAGATGAATTAGCTTTTCATATTGTGCGTATTCATGAACCAGGAGGGGAAAGGGATTTCTTGAATGCCCTGTGTGTTCTCTGTCGTGATCAAGGAGGATTCCTATTATCTTCCCCCAGAAGTTATGAATGGAAACGATATCGAGTACTCTCTAATATCCCTAATAAAGAAGTTCAAAGAACTGTGTGGTATGGGGTTATGGCTTTATTGAGTGAACTAAGTATTCCCTCTGATCCAAGCTATAGTGTGGACATTACAGATCCCTTAATGGATGTTATGTATTATATGGACCAGAATCTAAATCGAAAAATTACTCTGGAAGATTTGGCTTCTCTCGTTAATTTAACCCCATCCCGACTTAGTCATTTGTTTAAAGAAAGGACAGGTCGTTCTCCTATCGATTATTTTTTACGCTTAAAAGTAGATGCTGCTTGCTATTTACTGGAGAGTCATGACTATGTAAATAAGGAGCTAGCCACGCTTTTTGGTTTTTCTGATGAATACCATTTCAGTAAAATATTTAAGAAAAAAACTGGCATAAGCCCCAAAGATTACCGTCAATCCCTTAGGAAAGGTAAGCTGCCTCCTCGGGATTAA
- a CDS encoding glycosyl hydrolase 115 family protein yields the protein MTILSHKESILSCKPQVDYLTIYDGNPSLTLIQPSQEGLQWGVKQFQEDLLGITNMTFPLSSSSQKASNPILEIKLIGEDSSDSKQEYHALKDKWDSYIIEVSDKAISIIGSNIRGALYGIFDLSRQLGVSPWHWWADVPHPKHNYIAIKKGTFTSGEPAIRYRGFFINDEYPCLGNWAHEKFESLNHEFYEHVFDLLLRLRGNYLWPAMWDDCFYDDDPQNHILADKLGIIMGTSHHEPMMRNWKEWGRYGEGEWDFNKNLEQLKQYWTQSIKRMGSYESLVTVGMRGDGDEPLTNDKQADLLEKIIKTQRDILQEVTHKKPQDIPQMWAVYKEVQDVYEQGFEIPEDIIIMLCDDNWGNLRIIPPKDKQKHKAGYGLYYHFDYVGGPRNYKWISSTNLSRTWEQLTLAYNSGIQSLWIVNGGDIKFQELPLSFFMDMAWNPEDIKSDEIANYLKRWTYEQFGIKDTDLSQLIEDYLLYSSRRRPELLDKDTYTNKVFNERDRIQKESIELQSRLKQLKTTIPESYQDSFYQLIEYPLMALSNLHLMYIYQKQNEDYSLQERSSTNAYAYKVMECYVKDKALTNQYHSLREGKWNHMASQNHISYTYWQQPEIDLCPETKLLPIQENVDIQIDTKKIVIESQQQEPSYIDIYNRGCRDQSYQIKCEVDWLKLASQEGIIHEQVQIPIEIHWDQVDQEELETSIIITAGIKEWEVKLVVRKKDYPTSLPKGTFLPYKGITSIKAKNFKASYKRQQIEWKVIPGIGREGSGITTFPIGASCSNTNILEHPSVVYDLYLDQIGEYWIYIQVAPSNDFLNKGGLCYGISWNQEEPRVINIHEKATKEDWFNPVTTNDDWNKAVGNNIRTQEIRKEINKTGIHQLQIWMIDPGIVIQNIVLSQKDLGSWSLSPTESRRS from the coding sequence ATGACTATTTTATCACACAAAGAATCAATACTATCCTGTAAACCTCAGGTAGATTATCTAACAATTTATGACGGGAATCCCTCCCTAACCCTAATTCAGCCTTCTCAGGAAGGACTCCAATGGGGAGTCAAACAGTTCCAGGAAGATCTTCTCGGTATAACGAATATGACCTTTCCCTTAAGCTCGTCTTCTCAGAAGGCTTCCAACCCTATTCTTGAAATAAAGCTGATAGGAGAGGATTCTTCTGACTCAAAACAGGAATACCATGCACTCAAAGACAAATGGGACTCCTATATTATCGAGGTGTCTGACAAAGCTATTTCCATAATAGGTAGTAATATAAGGGGAGCGCTTTATGGGATATTTGATTTATCCCGTCAGTTAGGTGTTTCCCCCTGGCACTGGTGGGCGGATGTACCTCATCCAAAGCATAATTACATAGCTATCAAAAAAGGAACCTTCACCTCGGGAGAGCCTGCTATCAGATATAGGGGCTTTTTCATTAACGATGAATACCCCTGTTTAGGTAATTGGGCCCATGAAAAATTTGAAAGTCTTAATCATGAATTCTATGAACACGTGTTTGACCTGCTCCTCCGCTTACGTGGGAATTATCTCTGGCCAGCCATGTGGGATGATTGTTTTTATGATGACGATCCTCAGAATCACATTCTAGCAGATAAGTTAGGTATCATCATGGGAACAAGTCACCATGAACCAATGATGCGTAATTGGAAAGAATGGGGACGTTATGGTGAAGGAGAATGGGATTTTAATAAAAACCTGGAACAGTTAAAGCAATACTGGACCCAAAGTATTAAACGGATGGGCTCATATGAAAGTCTCGTCACAGTTGGGATGAGAGGGGACGGAGATGAACCACTTACCAATGATAAACAGGCAGATCTGTTAGAGAAAATCATTAAAACCCAAAGAGACATTCTTCAGGAAGTCACCCATAAAAAACCACAGGATATTCCTCAAATGTGGGCTGTATATAAAGAAGTACAAGATGTATATGAGCAAGGTTTTGAGATACCGGAAGATATCATCATTATGTTATGTGATGATAACTGGGGAAATCTCAGAATCATTCCCCCCAAAGATAAACAGAAACACAAAGCAGGTTATGGTCTGTATTATCACTTTGATTATGTAGGTGGTCCTCGTAATTACAAATGGATTAGTTCTACGAATCTAAGCAGAACCTGGGAGCAACTCACCCTGGCTTATAATTCGGGAATACAAAGTCTATGGATCGTGAATGGAGGCGATATTAAATTCCAGGAACTCCCTTTAAGCTTTTTTATGGATATGGCCTGGAATCCTGAGGATATTAAATCTGATGAGATAGCAAATTATCTTAAGAGATGGACCTATGAACAATTCGGAATCAAAGATACAGACCTATCCCAATTGATAGAAGATTACCTTCTATACAGCAGCCGCCGGAGACCAGAACTACTGGACAAGGATACCTATACAAATAAAGTCTTTAATGAAAGGGATAGGATACAGAAGGAATCCATAGAATTGCAATCAAGACTTAAGCAATTAAAAACAACGATTCCTGAATCTTATCAGGATAGTTTCTATCAATTAATTGAATACCCCCTCATGGCTTTAAGCAATTTACATTTAATGTACATCTATCAAAAACAAAATGAAGACTATAGTTTACAAGAAAGATCTTCTACAAATGCTTATGCTTATAAAGTCATGGAATGCTATGTCAAAGATAAAGCTTTAACCAATCAATATCATAGTCTCAGAGAGGGAAAGTGGAATCACATGGCCAGTCAAAATCATATTAGCTATACCTACTGGCAGCAACCTGAAATCGATTTATGTCCTGAGACAAAGCTCCTACCTATCCAAGAGAATGTGGATATACAGATTGATACAAAAAAGATAGTAATAGAATCTCAACAACAGGAACCTAGTTATATTGATATCTATAATCGGGGATGTCGAGATCAGAGCTATCAAATAAAATGTGAAGTAGATTGGCTAAAACTTGCTTCACAAGAAGGGATCATCCATGAGCAAGTACAAATACCTATTGAAATCCACTGGGATCAAGTTGATCAGGAAGAATTGGAAACCAGTATAATCATCACTGCTGGTATAAAAGAATGGGAAGTCAAGCTTGTTGTTCGTAAAAAAGATTACCCCACATCCTTACCAAAAGGGACCTTCCTACCATATAAAGGTATCACCTCAATTAAAGCCAAGAATTTTAAAGCATCCTATAAGAGACAGCAAATTGAATGGAAAGTCATCCCTGGCATAGGAAGAGAAGGATCGGGAATAACAACATTTCCCATCGGAGCGTCCTGCTCTAATACCAATATTTTAGAGCACCCCTCTGTCGTTTATGATCTTTATCTGGATCAAATAGGGGAATATTGGATCTATATTCAGGTAGCACCTAGTAATGATTTCCTCAATAAAGGAGGACTTTGTTATGGAATCAGCTGGAATCAGGAAGAGCCCCGTGTCATTAATATACATGAGAAGGCAACTAAAGAGGATTGGTTCAATCCAGTAACAACAAACGATGATTGGAATAAGGCCGTAGGGAATAATATCCGTACCCAAGAAATAAGAAAGGAAATCAATAAAACTGGTATACACCAGCTCCAAATATGGATGATTGATCCAGGGATTGTGATCCAAAACATAGTGCTTAGTCAAAAAGATCTAGGGTCATGGTCCTTAAGCCCTACAGAAAGCCGACGTTCTTAA
- a CDS encoding ABC transporter ATP-binding protein has product MLKLLKKLFPFLKPYKGNLVIAVLFMVLLDVTEYLLPLVVKLLTDDVFVNIQMEGMVHKLIWLCSILFGAALFRGIFANIMIQQYWIIGESVVRDMRNALYDKIQNMELLSYDKMQVGDLMSRLTSDIHILRNLFAWGLEHRLRIIFITTAVFILMMLLSWKLTLLVFVIIPIFLGTILFFSGKMRRAVERQQRRLGLFVSGIQQNITGMRTVKAFSAEEEEIRKLHNLNAKLKNEETNLATLQAVFNPLILVVNGVGTLIVLLYGGYQVMMGQLSLGILLAFITYMGIMRWPISLLAPNTSLFNMALGAITRIEEIFNLPDQKHAETGSFKKEIKGAIQFEKVCFAYTEEDSVLENISFSINPGEKVMLFGLTGAGKSTLISLIPRFYYPTSGNITIDETPLQDWHRETLRRQIGFVHQETFLFSATIGDNIRYGKPTATQAEVEEAASHAQIHEFIKELPEGYNTMIGEYGVGLSGGQRQRISIARTILQDPKILILDDCTSSLDSVTEFKIQQQLKELMKGRTSIIIAQRMGAVSDVDKIIVLNRKRIEGLDSHRNLLKYNSLYRDSYYSLYQQLPQEEV; this is encoded by the coding sequence ATGTTAAAATTGCTAAAAAAGCTATTTCCCTTCCTTAAACCTTATAAGGGAAATCTTGTAATAGCAGTCCTATTTATGGTTTTACTCGATGTTACTGAGTATCTCCTGCCTTTGGTAGTGAAGTTACTTACAGATGATGTATTTGTTAATATCCAAATGGAGGGCATGGTTCACAAACTAATATGGCTGTGTTCCATTCTCTTCGGAGCAGCCCTCTTTAGGGGAATATTCGCTAATATAATGATTCAACAATATTGGATCATTGGGGAATCTGTTGTGCGGGACATGCGTAATGCCTTATACGACAAGATTCAAAACATGGAATTACTATCCTATGACAAGATGCAAGTAGGAGATCTTATGTCTCGGCTTACATCAGACATACATATATTACGTAACCTGTTCGCTTGGGGACTGGAACATCGTTTAAGAATTATTTTTATCACAACAGCAGTCTTTATCCTAATGATGCTATTAAGCTGGAAATTAACTCTTCTGGTCTTTGTCATTATTCCAATATTTCTGGGAACGATTCTCTTCTTTAGTGGAAAAATGCGGAGGGCTGTAGAGAGACAGCAAAGAAGATTAGGACTCTTTGTATCAGGAATACAACAGAACATTACTGGAATGCGAACCGTTAAAGCCTTCTCTGCGGAAGAAGAAGAGATAAGGAAACTTCACAACTTAAATGCCAAATTAAAAAACGAAGAAACCAACTTGGCAACCTTACAAGCAGTCTTTAATCCTCTGATACTTGTAGTAAATGGTGTAGGAACTTTGATAGTCCTCCTCTACGGAGGATACCAGGTTATGATGGGACAATTGTCTTTAGGAATACTGTTAGCCTTCATAACCTATATGGGCATCATGCGATGGCCCATATCCTTATTAGCACCCAATACCTCCCTATTTAATATGGCCTTGGGAGCAATCACCCGTATAGAAGAGATCTTTAACCTTCCTGACCAAAAACATGCAGAAACAGGATCCTTTAAAAAGGAAATCAAAGGGGCTATCCAGTTTGAAAAGGTCTGTTTTGCTTATACAGAAGAGGATTCGGTCCTTGAGAACATTAGCTTTAGTATTAACCCTGGAGAAAAGGTTATGCTCTTCGGTCTTACTGGGGCAGGAAAAAGCACACTCATCTCTTTAATTCCCAGGTTCTATTATCCCACATCAGGAAATATCACCATTGATGAAACCCCTCTTCAGGACTGGCATCGAGAAACCTTACGAAGGCAAATTGGATTTGTCCATCAGGAAACCTTTCTTTTCTCTGCTACCATAGGTGATAACATTCGCTATGGAAAACCTACAGCTACTCAGGCTGAGGTTGAAGAAGCGGCTAGCCACGCTCAAATCCATGAGTTTATAAAAGAATTGCCAGAAGGTTACAATACGATGATAGGAGAATATGGAGTGGGCTTATCAGGAGGGCAACGACAGAGAATATCTATCGCCAGAACCATACTCCAAGACCCTAAAATCCTTATCCTGGATGATTGTACTTCAAGTCTTGATTCTGTGACGGAATTCAAAATACAGCAACAGCTTAAAGAACTCATGAAGGGACGAACTAGTATTATCATCGCCCAACGGATGGGAGCCGTATCGGATGTAGACAAAATCATAGTATTGAATAGAAAACGTATTGAAGGTCTGGATAGTCATCGAAATTTATTAAAGTACAACAGCTTATACAGGGATAGCTATTATTCCCTGTACCAGCAATTGCCTCAGGAGGAAGTATAG
- a CDS encoding ABC transporter ATP-binding protein → MIKRLLSYFKESKWPIVGMYIFSFIFAGASVLVPYLTKIMMDRYIIPKQFDGMFFMAALIMGDLVLMYFSGRWQGILVSKISYQFLSSLRKDLYVKLQKLPIPYFDKNKTGETISIVTNDVQVLEQLLQGGLAGLFVNIFLLIGILIMMLFIDLRLSSILLITVPLFILLVVVVKEKMLAVARSSQKELGHVNGFLNESISGMKVIRSFSKEKENIKEFHDRNEQYYSITRRFIPLNSFFWQSVTTINLGSQTLVLLFGGLLLWKGWTTIGIITAFMGYIVQFFNPIQQISNLINEFSRSIASCERIFGIIDQDEEIYATPEQDREVPLQAHKMAFKDLHFEYKSNEPILKGISFESLRGTTTAIVGHTGSGKSTMMNLLCRFYAPQGGQILMDNKDISQMGLKEYRQMISIVMQEPILFTGDVAANLQLGNDLNLERIKTKMSELGLSDIVDKLPHGYQTKAGARGNNLSLGERQLLSLGRALVKEPQVLILDEATAYIDTLTEEIIQQALSVQKEDRFTFVIAHRLSTIKGADNILVLDDGKIVESGNHQELLAQNGHYAGLVNSQFS, encoded by the coding sequence ATGATTAAGAGATTACTTAGTTATTTTAAAGAATCTAAATGGCCCATTGTTGGGATGTATATTTTCAGTTTCATCTTTGCCGGAGCTTCTGTACTGGTCCCCTACCTCACCAAAATCATGATGGATAGGTACATTATTCCTAAACAGTTTGATGGAATGTTTTTTATGGCAGCCTTGATTATGGGAGACCTGGTCCTTATGTATTTTTCAGGACGTTGGCAGGGTATACTGGTCTCAAAGATCAGTTACCAATTCCTATCCTCATTGCGAAAAGATTTATATGTAAAACTTCAAAAACTCCCTATACCCTATTTTGATAAAAATAAAACAGGGGAGACTATCTCTATAGTAACCAATGATGTTCAAGTTCTGGAACAATTATTACAAGGAGGTTTAGCAGGCCTTTTTGTGAACATATTCCTCTTGATAGGAATATTGATCATGATGTTGTTCATTGACTTACGACTAAGTTCAATACTCCTGATAACTGTGCCATTATTCATCTTGCTAGTAGTGGTCGTAAAAGAAAAAATGCTTGCAGTAGCCAGGAGTAGCCAGAAAGAACTAGGACACGTTAATGGCTTCCTTAATGAATCCATCAGTGGAATGAAAGTCATCCGCTCCTTTTCCAAAGAAAAAGAAAACATCAAAGAATTTCATGATAGGAATGAACAATACTACAGTATTACAAGACGATTTATCCCTCTCAACTCTTTTTTCTGGCAATCCGTTACTACGATCAACTTAGGAAGTCAAACTTTGGTACTACTTTTTGGTGGATTACTGTTATGGAAAGGGTGGACAACTATTGGAATAATCACCGCCTTCATGGGATATATTGTACAATTCTTCAACCCTATTCAACAGATTAGTAACTTAATCAATGAATTCTCCAGAAGCATTGCTTCCTGCGAAAGAATTTTTGGGATCATTGATCAGGATGAAGAAATCTATGCTACACCTGAACAAGATAGAGAAGTTCCTTTACAGGCGCACAAGATGGCTTTCAAAGACCTTCATTTTGAATACAAGAGTAATGAACCCATTCTCAAGGGAATAAGCTTCGAATCCCTGAGAGGAACAACCACAGCTATTGTGGGACATACAGGATCTGGTAAATCAACAATGATGAATCTCCTCTGTCGTTTTTATGCCCCCCAGGGAGGACAAATCCTCATGGACAATAAGGATATCTCTCAGATGGGCTTAAAAGAGTACCGTCAGATGATATCTATTGTGATGCAGGAACCTATTCTATTTACAGGGGATGTAGCCGCTAACTTACAACTTGGTAATGACTTAAACTTAGAGCGAATAAAAACAAAGATGTCTGAACTCGGCCTGTCTGATATTGTTGATAAGCTCCCCCATGGTTATCAGACCAAGGCAGGAGCCAGGGGAAATAATCTATCCCTGGGAGAGAGACAGTTATTATCATTAGGGAGAGCTCTAGTGAAAGAACCTCAAGTCCTTATCCTGGATGAAGCAACCGCTTACATAGATACCTTAACAGAAGAGATTATCCAACAAGCCTTAAGTGTCCAAAAAGAAGATCGCTTTACCTTTGTTATTGCTCATAGATTATCTACTATCAAAGGAGCAGATAATATTCTTGTCCTGGATGATGGCAAAATCGTTGAATCCGGCAACCATCAGGAATTATTAGCTCAAAACGGCCATTATGCAGGTTTGGTTAACAGTCAATTTTCATAA
- a CDS encoding polysaccharide deacetylase family protein yields MNKKYCALTFDDGPDRDKTSLVLDILEREQIPASFFVIGQLINQTTQKTIERCLSLGCEIHNHSWGWDSLDRMTEEEIKQSITKTSEQIRQFAPEQTLFFRPPNLAISTLMSQTINLPFMGGIACNDWISTTSDEERVQMILNQVQDGSIILLHDVQPHQTHQSLNLLIQQLKEKNYHFVTLTQLFQQKSVDPYSRPGKLWINVNKEQA; encoded by the coding sequence ATGAATAAGAAATACTGTGCCCTGACTTTTGATGATGGACCAGATCGTGACAAAACGTCTCTGGTATTAGACATATTAGAAAGGGAACAGATCCCTGCTTCGTTTTTTGTTATAGGACAATTAATCAATCAAACCACACAAAAAACCATAGAACGCTGTCTATCTTTAGGATGTGAAATCCATAATCATTCCTGGGGATGGGACAGTTTGGATAGGATGACAGAAGAGGAAATAAAACAGTCCATTACTAAGACTAGTGAGCAAATCCGGCAATTTGCGCCAGAACAAACTCTTTTTTTCAGACCCCCTAATCTGGCCATAAGTACACTAATGTCACAAACAATAAACCTACCTTTCATGGGTGGGATAGCCTGCAATGACTGGATTAGTACAACAAGTGATGAAGAGCGGGTTCAAATGATCCTGAATCAGGTCCAAGATGGATCCATCATACTGCTTCATGATGTACAGCCTCATCAGACACATCAAAGCTTAAACCTTCTCATACAACAACTTAAAGAAAAGAATTATCATTTTGTCACTCTCACACAATTATTTCAACAAAAGTCTGTAGATCCTTATTCAAGGCCGGGAAAATTGTGGATTAATGTGAACAAAGAACAAGCATAA
- a CDS encoding quaternary amine ABC transporter ATP-binding protein, whose amino-acid sequence MALVEVKDLYKIFGPNPRRAIPMIKEGKSKQEIKKKTGCTIAINGATFDIHRKETFVVMGLSGSGKSTFIRCLNRLIRPTAGAILIDGQDIMKMNKEELQKLRRYKMSMVFQNFGLLPHRNVVDNVEFGLEIGGMGKEERRAKAFEALKLVGLESFEFSMPHELSGGMQQRVGLARAMANDPEILLMDEAFSALDPLIRSQMQDELLELQSKMHKTIIFITHDLDEALKLGDRIAILGPDGKVRQIGTPEEILSAPADTYVEKFVQNVDRTRVITAGAIVHRTPQVNLVKDGPESALRLMEKERLPHAFVVDAERVLQGIISIEDVVRLKKEKKKDLKEIINAEVYTTSMDTAISDLLATAVESPYPIAVITEGKFHGIVDRAAIIAEVNEGIKDSESPTVLSDVLNEDNTEQEDR is encoded by the coding sequence ATGGCATTAGTCGAGGTTAAAGATTTATATAAAATCTTCGGCCCCAACCCAAGGCGCGCTATTCCCATGATCAAAGAAGGGAAGAGTAAACAGGAGATCAAAAAAAAGACCGGTTGTACCATCGCCATCAACGGTGCTACCTTTGATATCCACAGAAAAGAAACCTTTGTCGTTATGGGTTTATCAGGAAGCGGAAAATCAACTTTTATCCGCTGTCTAAACCGTCTAATCAGACCAACTGCAGGAGCAATCCTTATAGACGGACAAGACATTATGAAAATGAACAAAGAGGAATTACAGAAACTAAGACGATACAAAATGTCGATGGTTTTTCAGAATTTTGGATTACTTCCTCACCGTAATGTAGTGGACAACGTAGAGTTTGGTCTTGAAATAGGTGGAATGGGAAAAGAAGAAAGACGGGCGAAAGCCTTTGAGGCACTGAAACTAGTAGGATTAGAAAGTTTTGAATTTAGCATGCCCCATGAACTATCCGGTGGTATGCAACAAAGAGTCGGCCTGGCACGGGCAATGGCAAATGATCCAGAAATCCTTTTAATGGACGAAGCGTTCAGCGCTTTAGATCCCCTCATCCGTTCACAAATGCAAGATGAATTACTAGAACTACAATCCAAGATGCACAAAACGATTATCTTTATCACCCACGATTTAGATGAAGCCTTAAAGCTTGGTGATCGTATTGCCATCCTCGGTCCTGATGGGAAGGTAAGACAAATCGGTACCCCCGAAGAGATTTTATCAGCACCAGCGGACACTTATGTAGAGAAGTTTGTTCAGAATGTTGACAGAACCAGGGTCATAACAGCAGGAGCGATTGTTCACCGGACACCACAGGTTAACCTGGTAAAAGACGGCCCAGAATCTGCCTTAAGGTTAATGGAAAAAGAAAGATTACCTCATGCTTTTGTTGTTGATGCTGAACGAGTTTTACAAGGGATTATATCTATTGAAGACGTTGTTCGGCTTAAGAAGGAAAAGAAAAAAGACCTTAAAGAGATCATAAATGCTGAAGTGTACACGACTTCCATGGATACAGCCATCTCTGATTTATTAGCAACAGCAGTTGAAAGCCCCTATCCTATCGCAGTCATCACTGAAGGAAAGTTCCATGGTATCGTCGACAGAGCGGCTATAATAGCCGAAGTCAATGAGGGAATAAAAGACTCAGAAAGTCCAACTGTTCTTAGTGATGTGCTCAATGAAGACAATACAGAGCAGGAGGATAGATAA
- a CDS encoding ABC transporter permease has protein sequence MDFIKSILDIGAIFEAIIDWMTKNMDWFFDAISAVVEGFLNLIQGLFHLPPAFIFIPLLALLAWWIAGRGVGIFGLIGFSLIAYMGYWDQTMDTLSLVFSAVVFGLLIGLPLGIWASKSDSAWKILRPTLDFMQTLPAFVYLIPAVLLFKLGPVPGVIATLIFSLPPSVRLTNLGIRQVPKEIKEACRSFGATPRQMLLKAELPVAMPTIMAGVNQTIMLALSMVVISGMIGAGGLGNVVLKGITQLKIDMGFEGGIAIVILAIYLDRVTQALSDNTRKKKNV, from the coding sequence ATGGATTTTATTAAAAGTATTTTAGATATAGGTGCTATATTCGAAGCTATCATCGATTGGATGACTAAGAATATGGACTGGTTTTTTGATGCTATTTCTGCGGTAGTTGAAGGCTTTCTTAATCTTATACAAGGGTTATTTCACCTTCCACCAGCCTTTATCTTTATTCCCCTATTAGCTTTGTTAGCTTGGTGGATTGCAGGTAGAGGAGTGGGGATTTTCGGATTAATAGGTTTTAGCCTTATTGCCTATATGGGATACTGGGATCAGACAATGGATACATTATCCTTGGTTTTTTCCGCTGTTGTTTTTGGATTGCTTATTGGGTTGCCCTTAGGAATATGGGCTTCGAAATCAGATTCTGCCTGGAAGATCCTGCGTCCAACCCTGGACTTTATGCAGACCCTGCCCGCCTTCGTTTACTTAATACCAGCTGTACTTTTATTTAAACTGGGTCCAGTTCCAGGTGTTATTGCAACGTTGATCTTTTCATTACCTCCTTCAGTTCGTTTGACAAACTTGGGGATTAGACAGGTACCAAAAGAAATCAAAGAAGCTTGCCGCTCCTTCGGAGCAACTCCACGGCAAATGTTATTGAAGGCAGAGCTACCTGTAGCCATGCCAACCATCATGGCCGGGGTAAACCAAACCATCATGTTAGCCTTATCTATGGTTGTTATATCAGGGATGATCGGTGCTGGTGGATTAGGGAATGTCGTTCTTAAAGGGATTACACAGCTTAAAATCGATATGGGATTTGAAGGTGGAATTGCTATTGTAATTTTGGCTATCTACTTAGACAGAGTTACACAAGCACTCAGTGACAATACCCGTAAAAAGAAAAATGTTTAG
- a CDS encoding glycine betaine ABC transporter substrate-binding protein has translation MKKIVLAALTLTLLLPSITFANGQKDSGEAKKTANLVYANWEEGIAYTNLAKVVLEDKMGYDVTITASDVAPAYASVAAGDQDAFMESWLPVLHKDYNEQYAENIVDLGHVYEGTLSGLAVPNYMYEAGVKTISDLTKPEVMDKLDSTITGIDAGAGIMKTTEENVFPAYGLDKAGYKLLASSGPAMMAALKDAYQSEEWIVVTAWKPHSMFGYFGMTFLEQDKDVVWGAGNIHIIGRKTISEDKPELAQFLNNMFLTTDEVGSLMVAISEADGSEEDAARAWLADNEDVVADWIP, from the coding sequence ATGAAAAAGATTGTTTTAGCAGCCTTAACGCTAACTTTATTATTACCATCTATTACTTTTGCTAATGGACAAAAAGATTCTGGTGAAGCTAAAAAAACAGCTAACCTGGTTTATGCTAACTGGGAAGAAGGAATCGCTTATACCAACTTGGCTAAAGTCGTTTTGGAAGACAAGATGGGATATGATGTAACAATTACGGCTTCAGACGTAGCTCCTGCCTACGCAAGTGTTGCCGCCGGGGATCAAGATGCTTTTATGGAATCTTGGCTTCCTGTACTACATAAGGATTATAACGAACAATATGCTGAAAATATTGTTGATTTAGGACATGTCTACGAAGGCACTCTTAGTGGACTAGCCGTACCTAATTATATGTATGAAGCTGGAGTTAAGACTATCTCTGACTTAACAAAACCAGAAGTTATGGACAAACTAGATTCAACCATTACCGGTATTGATGCTGGTGCGGGTATCATGAAAACTACTGAAGAAAATGTTTTCCCTGCTTATGGATTAGACAAAGCAGGATATAAGCTATTAGCTTCTTCAGGACCTGCAATGATGGCAGCTTTAAAAGACGCTTATCAGTCAGAAGAATGGATTGTAGTAACAGCATGGAAACCACATTCAATGTTTGGTTATTTTGGTATGACCTTCCTTGAACAGGATAAAGACGTTGTATGGGGTGCTGGTAACATTCATATTATCGGACGTAAAACAATCAGCGAAGATAAGCCTGAGTTAGCTCAGTTCTTAAACAACATGTTCCTAACTACTGACGAAGTAGGATCTTTGATGGTTGCTATTAGTGAAGCTGATGGTAGTGAAGAAGATGCAGCAAGAGCATGGTTAGCTGATAACGAAGACGTTGTAGCTGACTGGATCCCATAA